In Larus michahellis chromosome 24, bLarMic1.1, whole genome shotgun sequence, the sequence CCTGCCGGAGGGATGGACGCAGCCACGTCCTGGTGAGCCGTGCTGggatcctcctcctcttcttcctcctcttcctcctcttcctcctcctcctgccccaccggCCCTGGGAGCGTTTCGACTCTGCCGCCATCGGTCTCCAGCTCGACCGCGCCATCGAGCTCCTCGTCCAATTCAGCAGCCAAACTCTCCCGCAGCCCGGAGCCTCCGGCTAATGACCCCGTGGTCCCGGGGGAGACGGGATCCGCCTCGGGAACAGCGGGACCTTCCTCCAGCTCGGCGGTAAAACCCCCAGCATCATCCTCATCCTCGTCCTTTGGCATCTCGGCTTCTTCTGTGGGCATCTTCGCATCTTCATCCGCTTCACCAACAAACGCCTCGAAGTGCCCTTCGTCCTCTGGCACCGGAGATGCTTCTCCGGGAGCTTCCAGCTCATCTTGGCCGGCTTCGGTTGCTTCAACTTTAATTTCTTCAAAGTCCTCGGAGATCTCGGCTTCCTCCGAGCTGGAAACCTCTTGGTTGGGAGCAGAGACCATGAAAtaaccttcctcctcctcggcaCCCTCTGCCGCGGGGGCTACCTCCGTTCCTTCCTCCTCTTCGCAGCTCTCTGGCACGGTGGGAGTTGGCGGCTTGTCCTTCCCTTCCAGCCACCCTTCATCCTCCGGAGTTATTTGGGATGCGGGGCCTGTCTCGGTGGTTTCCTCAGTCTCCGGAGGGTTTTGGCTGGGTGTGACCGCAGCCAGCGTCTCCCCATCGTAGAGGCACAATGGCGTGCTGTCCGGCAGCGTGTCCTCCAGCTCcaccctcctgcctgtccccggcGCCGGCTCCGGCTCTCCCCATcgcccatcctcctcctcctcctcctcctcctcctcccgctcacCGCTCTCGGTGCCGTCACCCGTCGCCTGCTGCGGTGCGGCGGGGACGGTGCCGCTGCTGCTCTCCCGCTGGCCTGCCTCCAAGTCGTGCTCCTCATCGGCATCCTCATCCTGCACCTCCCATGGCTCCTCCGCAGCCTCGGCCGGCTCCTGGCTGTCCCCTTGCCCGGGGACATGGATGGGTGCTGCCTGGTCAGGCTGCCCCACGGTGTCCTCCTGCtcatcccctgccagccccggggccggctcAGCGCCcggcggtggctgctgctggctcgTCCCTCGGCTCTCGGCAGCTTCTTCGTCATCTTCCCGGGTTTCCTCCAGCTCTGCCGGCGACACGCTGCTGTCTCTCTCCTCGCTTTCCAGCCCTCCTGCGCTTCTCGGGGTGTCATCCGCCCAGGCTGGCTCTTCCGTCCCCAGAGCCCCCTCCGTGTCCTCTGCTGTCACCTCCCACTCCTCTGGAGGGGGCTTTTGGCTGCTGCCCtcatccctcccaccccagcgcTCCTCTCCCGGCTctggctgctcctcctcccgcGTCTCTTCCCCAAAGCCGGTTTCCTGCAGGTCCtcgggctcctcctgccccagggcttcTGGTCCCGCAGCCTCTCCTGCCCCTGGGTCTTCTCCTCCCAGCGCCTCCCCGCTggcctctcccttttctccctcacCTTCTTCTGCTCTGCCTGGGTCCTCCCCTCCCATGGCATCTTCCACAGCCCCCGACGAAGCCTCTTCTGCTGGGGTGGCCTCATGGATGCTCAAGGGCTGCTGCTCCAGGCACGGCTCCTGCTCCGGGCACGACTCCTGCCGCCTTTCCTCCCCTGCAGCCAGGTCCATCTCACACACGGGCATTTCCTGCTGCTCAAACTTTTCCTGCTCCCCATCAATGAAGTCCTCTTCCGGGTGACTTTCCATGGGCAAACCCGGGTGGCTTTCCACGGGGACAGCAAAAGCAGCTTCGATTTCTCTCTGCGGGGACTCCCCTTCTCCCGCATCCATCCCTTCGTCCTGGAAATCGCCATCGTCGGGTCCCCTCTCCTCCTCGTCCTCCGAGGGGTGTGATGCTTCTGTGCTTGGggcatcctcctcatcctctggCTCTTCCTGGCTGGCCCCAGTCTGGCCAGGGCCACTGGTGTCCTCTTCCTGGGCCACCACTTCTGGTCCCCCTGGGCTCAGCACAGCCggcatctcctcctcccacaCTCCCGGCTCTTCCGGACTCAGGGAAGCCGCCGCGCCGCAGGGATGCGATCCCGCACCCAGCCCCTGGAGCAcgccttccccagccctctcctcctctttgGGGGCTTCGCCATCCCCGCCACCCTCCGAGGGGTCTTGCCCttccccggcccctccgcgagccTCTatgggggggacggggctggggggacgggcGTCCGGGGGGGCCCACGCGGCGCCGAGCGGGGGCTCTTCTTTGGGCTGAGCATCGTCATTCATTTCCTTGAGAGCATCCTCCAGCGCCTCGCTGACCAGCCGGGCTGGGTACCGCAGGCTGCGGGTGGGCACCGCTCCCGGGGGCTCGGCGCCGGCATCGCGGGTCTCCGCCGCGGCTCCGGGCGCAGGATGCTCCTTCCCTTGGCTCATCTCACCCCCGTCTCCCCCTGGCCAGGCAGGACCCTCTCCTCCCGGGCTCCCCGGCTCCggtggcatggggctgggggggtccagggagagagaaggggctTTGCCGGGCTGCGAGGGGCTCGGCGTGGGGCGGCCGGGGGCACCCGGCTCCTTGGCTTGCGGTGCCGTGGCATGGAGGACGGAGCCGATTTTCTGGAGCTCCCTGGGGCTCTGGATTTTGGGTGTCAGAGCGTCGCTTCGGGTTTTTGCCGGCTGCCCCCTCACCTCCGCCCGGGGGAAGACGGAGGGGCTGGTGCGGTGGTCCCGGGGCAGCAGCCGCCTGGCCTCGGCGCTCGCCGCCGCCAACTTGCTGCCCCCGCTCACCTCCAGCTTGAGATCTGCAACGAGCGAGGCGGGGAGCGCCGTCAGCTTGCCAAAAAGCCGCTCTCTgggctccccccatccctccccggcCGCCCGGGGTGGGGGCCTCTCGATGCCCGCTGCCCCCTCTCCTATTTTTAACCAGCCCCTTCCTGGCAAAGTGGGAAATTCCTCACTGGAGCTCAACTGATGCTCCGGCGCCGCGCGGGGACGATGCTCCGGCGCGGTCAGGTCTTGCTGctgggttggggtttgggggggtggaCGGAGAAgtcggggggggggagagcgTGGGTGCCAGGCTTTCCTTGGTGGTTTTTATTTGGAGGAAAACGAGAAACACTCGGCTTGTTACGACAAGCCCCGCGCTCCGGCTGGGCACGCGGCTGCCCTCCCGGCCTCCCCGTGAGGGGGAGGAATGGAAGAGAAGAGGCGAAGCGGCAGATAAGCCCTTatctgcgcggcggcggcggtggcgagGCCCGtgccaggacacccccccccaccccccccgccgctgcccgctgTTCGCACCTTCCTATCGCGGCCAGGAAAACGCTCGTGTCTATATTCagcctcatcccccccccccaccccgccacctccggctacccccagcacccccggccccCAAGGGGGGGATGCGGTGGCCAGTGCTCCCTTACCTCGCAAGCCGTTGGCCAGTTTGTATTCCCCGGCTGGCATCTGCAAGCGGGTGCTCTCGGCTTCCAGCAGCGTCCTGCGAGGAGAAGGAGCGGGGTGGGTgccgggtgggtgggtgggtgggggggcgtcgtggagggggggtggggggggatgccTGCACCACAGTGAGCACCAAGcagctccccgtgccccccctcGCCCTCCGCCCCCAGCACACCCCGCAGGGCTACGGCGGATGCtttgcagggaaactgaggcacgaaggGGCTCCGGATGGTTTTGCTGCCGGTTCCATGCccgtggtggggggggacgggaccgcgggggaggggttgggggggggtgggggcgcgGAGCGGCCCCCCCTTGCTCCTGtctcccctcccatccccctgtccccaggatTAGTGTCCGCGCCGGGTGACATCATGCTCCGGCGGGGAGGCCCCTcgcctgggctggggacagcccctaTTCTCATGCTAATTGTCCCCCCAGTCCCCTGGCAACCTGCCTTTGTCTGGGGCCAtctggaagggctggaagggctACACAAGACCCCCCTTGTgcccgagaccccccccccggcttgtACCCGAGACCCCCCTTCTTTTAGCCAAGACGCCCCCCTACCCTGCGCCCACCGCCGTTGCAGGGGTcgtccccagctccctgcgcGGGGGAAGTGGCTGGTCCCCAACCTGGTCCCCAACCTTGTCCCCAACCTtgtccccagccttgtccccagcGGGGACCTCACCTGTAGGTGGCCACTTCCAGGCTGAGGGACATCTTGAGGTGCATGAGCTGCTGCCGGTCCTCCAGCACCTGGGCGATCTGTCCCCGCAGgctctgcttctcctgctccagcgCCTCCATCGccagctgcgggggggggggacaacgaTGGGACACATCAGGGACACCtcagccctgctgtccctgccggACATGGGACCGCGTTGGTGGCTCTTGTTTCCGCCCGGCGCCCCGTGGGattcggggtggggtggggtgggctggggggggctgaggatggggagttgggggggtgAGGAGAGGAGTGGGGTGAAAAGCGAGGGGGAGGCGGGTGccggaggagggaggaagggccgGGGGGATTCGGGATTGCAGGACACCGGGCTGGGAAAGAAGCATCTTTTGGGTGAGTGACCAGGACGGTGGCACCCTCGGCTCCGTGACCAGTGACGGGGGCCGTGGCACCCTCGGCTCTGTGACCAGTGACCGGGGTGGTGGCACCCTCTGCTCCGTGACACCCTCGGCTCCGTGACACCCTCGGCTTCGTGACCAGTGACCGGGGCCGTGGCCCCCTCTGCTCTGTGATCGGTGGCCGTGGCCGGTCCCCGGACCTGGAAACAAAGAGGGACCCTTCCCCGGGGCGGCATCCGTGCCCTCCCCGGCATTTCCAGCCCCAtatttccacccccccccgggctccaacccccccctccctcccgcaaCCTCCCTCTGCTGAATTACTTTCGCAGCTGTTGGGTTGCAGCTGCAGCGAAGTCGGTCGGAGTTTAATTcctccctgcgccccccccgccccgctgcctgcacccagacttggggctgggggggggtggggggtggggggcagcaggcGGGGGCTGCCGTCCCCCCGGGGGTCTCTGGATCCCATGGGGACGTGGAGCAGCATCCCCgggcagggtggtggggaaggaCCCGGCGTCTGGGTGCTGCTCCCCTGCAGCAGGGTGGCTCCGGGTCCCTGTTGCGAGGGGGAAAAGGGTGTCCCTgagccacccccccgcccccccctgcccttcctcccaccctccccagcttcctCTCCATCTGCAGCTCATCCAGggccaccctccctccctgccccggggttttctccctctgtcttgcCCCCCTCCTacccatctcccccctccctttgTGGGCGGTGGGTGCCCTGAAcacccccccaggcacccccagcaccccgctctccccctccccaggggaccGGCTCCCCCCCACAACCGCCTTCACCCACCTGGAACTTCTCCGCCTCCCCGCGCTGCTCCTGCCACTGCCGGGCCAGgttctcctccagcatctccttcCGCGCTTTGAGCCCCACCAGGTCCTtctccaggtgctggagctgcagctggctctgctggtTGTCCTCCACCGCCTTCCAGAGGTTCTCCTTGGCCTGGCAGAGGGAACCTTCCAGCTGCGACACCTCCGTCTTGTAGGTCTCCACCGCCCCTTTCCAGATCTCCGAGAGCCTCTTGGAGTAGTCCTCCACCTCCACCGGCTGGAAAGCCACCGGAGCGCATCGGAAGCTCTCCAGGCTCTGCGAGAAGCTCGCGATCTCCTGGTCCAGCCCCGCTTTCTCCTCCTCGTGCACCTCCAGCAAGGCTtccacctccttctccagctgcacGGCTCTCTCCTTCAGCCAGATCTGcgccctcctctcctcctccagctccttcctgctcAAGGAGAGCTGCTTCTTGGCTTCTTCTCGGGCCGCCTGCTCCTTCTGGCACCTGCTTTTCACCTGCTGGACCTCCTCGTAGAGGTTGTCCCTGGCCAGCTCAGCCGTGCACTTCTCCCTGAAGGCGTGATCCAGCGCGTTCCGCAGGGCTCGCAGCTCCTCCTCGTACTTGGCCCGCCACGAGTCGCCGGCGGGGCTGCCCTTGGCGCTCTGGATTTCGGCTCGCAGCACCTCGTTCTCCTCCTCCAGGAACTTGACGCGGGCCAGGTAGGCCTCCAGCCGCTTGTTGAGGTCCCACATCTGCAGGGACTCCTCGCCCAGGGCTCTCGCCCCAGCGAAACTTTCCGTGCTCAGCATCGGGGCTGCTGACGGAGGATGCCGGGGCTCAGATGCCGGCGTTGCCGGAGGATGCCGGAGGATGCCGGAGGCTCTGGAGAAGTGGGAAAGCACAGGGAGGGAAGTGAATGGCTGGGAGCGGAGGGGAGCGCAGCTATTCATACTCAGCCGGGCGAGTGGGAGGCCCCTGAGACCCGGGCGAGCAGCTGGGCTTAACTCTTCCGCAGCCGGGGCCGCTTCCAGCCCCACGTGGGCTCGACGCCGGATGGGATTTCCCAGCCCTGAGGAAGGGCAAAGTGTTTCTCTGCACTTCGGGAGGGTAGTTTGAGGACGTGGATCCTGCCCCCAACGTGGCTTGGCTGGgaaatccacacacacacacacacacacacccccggcaAAGCTGGAGCGCcatgtggggtgctgtggggctcggCACGGAGGGCGGGGGGCTGTCCAAGGGCGGGTTGGCAGATGCCCGTCC encodes:
- the NES gene encoding nestin — translated: MLSTESFAGARALGEESLQMWDLNKRLEAYLARVKFLEEENEVLRAEIQSAKGSPAGDSWRAKYEEELRALRNALDHAFREKCTAELARDNLYEEVQQVKSRCQKEQAAREEAKKQLSLSRKELEEERRAQIWLKERAVQLEKEVEALLEVHEEEKAGLDQEIASFSQSLESFRCAPVAFQPVEVEDYSKRLSEIWKGAVETYKTEVSQLEGSLCQAKENLWKAVEDNQQSQLQLQHLEKDLVGLKARKEMLEENLARQWQEQRGEAEKFQLAMEALEQEKQSLRGQIAQVLEDRQQLMHLKMSLSLEVATYRTLLEAESTRLQMPAGEYKLANGLRDLKLEVSGGSKLAAASAEARRLLPRDHRTSPSVFPRAEVRGQPAKTRSDALTPKIQSPRELQKIGSVLHATAPQAKEPGAPGRPTPSPSQPGKAPSLSLDPPSPMPPEPGSPGGEGPAWPGGDGGEMSQGKEHPAPGAAAETRDAGAEPPGAVPTRSLRYPARLVSEALEDALKEMNDDAQPKEEPPLGAAWAPPDARPPSPVPPIEARGGAGEGQDPSEGGGDGEAPKEEERAGEGVLQGLGAGSHPCGAAASLSPEEPGVWEEEMPAVLSPGGPEVVAQEEDTSGPGQTGASQEEPEDEEDAPSTEASHPSEDEEERGPDDGDFQDEGMDAGEGESPQREIEAAFAVPVESHPGLPMESHPEEDFIDGEQEKFEQQEMPVCEMDLAAGEERRQESCPEQEPCLEQQPLSIHEATPAEEASSGAVEDAMGGEDPGRAEEGEGEKGEASGEALGGEDPGAGEAAGPEALGQEEPEDLQETGFGEETREEEQPEPGEERWGGRDEGSSQKPPPEEWEVTAEDTEGALGTEEPAWADDTPRSAGGLESEERDSSVSPAELEETREDDEEAAESRGTSQQQPPPGAEPAPGLAGDEQEDTVGQPDQAAPIHVPGQGDSQEPAEAAEEPWEVQDEDADEEHDLEAGQRESSSGTVPAAPQQATGDGTESGEREEEEEEEEEDGRWGEPEPAPGTGRRVELEDTLPDSTPLCLYDGETLAAVTPSQNPPETEETTETGPASQITPEDEGWLEGKDKPPTPTVPESCEEEEGTEVAPAAEGAEEEEGYFMVSAPNQEVSSSEEAEISEDFEEIKVEATEAGQDELEAPGEASPVPEDEGHFEAFVGEADEDAKMPTEEAEMPKDEDEDDAGGFTAELEEGPAVPEADPVSPGTTGSLAGGSGLRESLAAELDEELDGAVELETDGGRVETLPGPVGQEEEEEEEEEEEEEEDPSTAHQDVAASIPPAGLQARVMPVSPLPDQAAQTADEQPAVEEEAPAGDSPPPDRDEEPPEADPPQPGSAPEQGVFPEMIKESPEAADPSAKVPADVVKDSDILEIVEQALEFNQELVMGVKAAEGGQRDAGGSQLPGDAEEESSPASSSEEEPTVQEAPAEAAPGPEGLAGAANGLYREASLEDLAEFTEEVPNGVAGAWPAQEVPDESAEPSGGTQPRPPADAAAKLTDATPCGKHGGADAVPVPSSLGDDVLRLAPDQPPACRLRAEQEPWSSGDE